One Pirellulales bacterium genomic region harbors:
- a CDS encoding NADH-quinone oxidoreductase subunit C, whose product MRGQSFLDRLKQQFGDGKIIGGNQEALDPWIEVSPPALVEVCTYLRDEPTLRFDMLQLISGVDYFEPDPKKAAKVSGQPHMELVYHLWSVPNRVSLVLKVMLPRWKNDVPGELPVVSTVSHIWRTADWHEREVFDLSGVRFVGHPGLRRILCPEDWVGHPLRKDYEMPLEYHGIRGK is encoded by the coding sequence CGGCAAAATCATCGGTGGCAATCAGGAGGCGCTCGATCCTTGGATCGAAGTTTCACCGCCTGCGCTTGTTGAAGTATGCACCTATTTGCGCGATGAGCCGACTTTGCGTTTTGACATGCTGCAATTAATTTCGGGAGTCGACTATTTCGAGCCCGACCCAAAGAAGGCGGCCAAAGTTTCGGGGCAACCGCACATGGAGTTGGTGTATCACCTGTGGAGCGTCCCGAATCGGGTCAGCTTAGTGTTGAAGGTGATGTTGCCGCGATGGAAGAACGACGTACCGGGCGAGCTTCCGGTAGTTTCCACGGTGAGCCATATTTGGCGCACCGCCGATTGGCACGAACGGGAAGTTTTCGACTTAAGTGGAGTGCGGTTTGTAGGGCATCCGGGTCTGCGAAGAATTTTGTGCCCCGAGGATTGGGTCGGGCATCCGCTGCGGAAAGATTACGAAATGCCCTTAGAGTATCACGGCATTCGGGGAAAGTAG